The genomic segment ACTTCTTCCACCCAGTCCTGATTATTCAAATACCACTCGATGGTCTTGACGATGCCCGTTTCAAACTTCGTTTCGGGATACCAGCCTAAAGCCTCCGTTATCTTGGCGGGGTCTATGGCATAACGTTGGTCGTGGCCGAGACGGTCTTTCACGAACGTTATCAGGCCTTCGTTTATCCAACTGATGTCAATCTGTCCGTCGTCGCCCTTGACCTGCTTTTTCAGGACTGCGCGATACTCCGGTTTTTCTTCCATCAGGCGGCGGATAGTGGCGATGGTCAGCTTCACAATCTCCAGATTGGTCTTTTCGTTGTGGCCGCCCACATTATACACTTCGCCTTCCACCCCTTTGCGCACCACAAGGTCAATGGCTTTGCAATGGTCTTCCACATACAGCCAATCGCGCACATTGCTGCCGTCACCATACACCGGAAGCGGCTTGCCTTCAAGGATATTCTTTATGATCAGCGGTATCAGCTTCTCCGGGAAGTGGTACGGGCCATAGTTGTTGGAACAGCGGGTAATGGTGACCGGCATCCTATAAGTGTCATGGTATGCCATTACCACCATATCGGCACTTGTCTTGGAAGCGCTGTACGGGCTATGCGGGCAAAGCGGGGTGTTCTCCGTAAAGAAACCTTCGGCGCCCAACGAGCCGTAAACTTCATCCGTAGACACCTGATGATAGCGCACTCCCTTGCGCCATGTGGGATA from the Bacteroides eggerthii genome contains:
- the rfbB gene encoding dTDP-glucose 4,6-dehydratase; translated protein: MKTYLVTGAAGFIGANYIKYILAKHDDIKVVILDALTYAGNLGTIAKDIDEERCFFVKGDICDRILADELFAKYKFDYVVNFAAESHVDRSIENPQLFLMTNILGTQNLLDAARRAWVTGKDEQGYPTWRKGVRYHQVSTDEVYGSLGAEGFFTENTPLCPHSPYSASKTSADMVVMAYHDTYRMPVTITRCSNNYGPYHFPEKLIPLIIKNILEGKPLPVYGDGSNVRDWLYVEDHCKAIDLVVRKGVEGEVYNVGGHNEKTNLEIVKLTIATIRRLMEEKPEYRAVLKKQVKGDDGQIDISWINEGLITFVKDRLGHDQRYAIDPAKITEALGWYPETKFETGIVKTIEWYLNNQDWVEEVTSGDYQKYYERMYGKK